The proteins below come from a single Corvus hawaiiensis isolate bCorHaw1 chromosome 20, bCorHaw1.pri.cur, whole genome shotgun sequence genomic window:
- the TADA2A gene encoding transcriptional adapter 2-alpha isoform X2 — protein MERLASFGNDPFDKPPCRGCSSYLTEPYVKCAECGPPPFLLCLQCFTRGFEYKKHQSDHTYEIMTSDFPVLDPNWTAQEEMSLLEAVMDCGFGNWQDVANQMCTKSKEECEKHYMKHFINNPLFASTLLNLKQAEEAQHNETAIPFQSADDPPRPTFDSLLSRDMAGYMPARADFVEEFDNYAEWDLRDIDFVEDDSDILHALKIAVVDIYHSRLKERQRRKKIIRDHGLINLRKFQILERRYPKEVQDLYETMRRFARILGPVEHDKFIESHALEFELRREIKRLQEYRAAGITNFCSARTYDHLKKSRDEERLKRTMLSEVLQYIQDSSACQQWLSRQADIDSGLTPTVPVPSTTGRRSAPPLNLTGLPGTEKLNEKEKELCQMVRLVPGAYLEYKAALVNECNKQGGLRLAQARALIKIDVNKTRKIYDFLIREGYITKA, from the exons atggagcgcCTGGCCTCCTTCGGTA aTGACCCCTTTGATAAGCCCCCGTGCCGAGGCTGCTCCTCGTACCTGACGGAGCCCTACGTGAAGTGTGCGGAGTGTGGGCCCCCTcccttcctgctgtgcctgcag TGTTTCACCCGAGGATTTGAATACAAGAAACATCAAAGTGATCATACTTATGAGATAATG acatCCGATTTCCCTGTCCTGGATCCCAACTGGACAGCTCAGGAGGAAATGTCTCTCCTGGAAGCTGTGATGGACTGTGGATTTGGGAACTG gCAGGACGTGGCCAACCAGATGTGCACCAAATCCAAGGAGGAGTGTGAGAAGCACTACATGAAACACTTCATCAACAACCCCCTGTTTGCATCCACCCTGCTGAACCTGAAGCAGGCAGAGGAGGCTCAGCACAACGAGACTGCCATTCCTTTCCAGT ctgctgatGATCCCCCACGGCCCACCTTTGATTCCTTGCTCTCCAGGGACATGGCTGGGTACATGCCAGCCAGAGCTGACTTCGTTGAG GAGTTTGACAACTATGCTGAGTGGGATTTGAGAGATATTGATTTTGTAGAAGATGATTCAGACATTTTGCATG ctctGAAGATTGCAGTTGTAGATATCTACCATTCCAGGTTAAAGGAAAGACAGAGACGGAAAAA aaTTATAAGAGATCATGGCCTGATCAACCTCAGAAAATTTCAGA TTCTGGAAAGGCGCTACCCCAAGGAGGTGCAGGACCTGTACGAGACCATGAGAAGGTTTGCCCGGATCCTGGGGCCCGTGGAGCACGACAAGTTCATCGAGAGCCACGCGC TGGAATTTGAGCTGCGCAGGGAAATAAAGAGACTCCAGGAatacagagcagcaggaatcaCCAATTTCTGCA GTGCCCGGACCTATGACCACCTGAAGAAGAGCCGGGACGAGGAGCGGCTGAAGCGCACGATGCTCTCGGAGGTGCTGCAGTACATCCAGGACAGCAGCGCCTGCCAGCAGTGGCTCAGCCGCCAGGCAGACAT tgaTTCTGGCCTGACTCCCACGGTACCCGTTCCTTCAACTACAG GCAGACGGAGTGCCCCACCACTGAACCTCACAGGCCTGCCAGGCACGGAGAAACTCAacgagaaggagaaggag CTCTGTCAGATGGTGAGGCTGGTCCCTGGAGCCTATTTGGAATATAAAGCTGCTTTAGTGAACGAATGCAACAAACAGGGAGGCCTGAGACTGGCGCAGGCTCGAGCCCTCATCAAGATCGATGtgaacaaaaccaggaaaatctATGACTTCCTGATCAGAGAAGGGTACATCACAAAGGCCTGA
- the TADA2A gene encoding transcriptional adapter 2-alpha isoform X1, giving the protein MERLASFGNDPFDKPPCRGCSSYLTEPYVKCAECGPPPFLLCLQCFTRGFEYKKHQSDHTYEIMTSDFPVLDPNWTAQEEMSLLEAVMDCGFGNWQDVANQMCTKSKEECEKHYMKHFINNPLFASTLLNLKQAEEAQHNETAIPFQSADDPPRPTFDSLLSRDMAGYMPARADFVEEFDNYAEWDLRDIDFVEDDSDILHALKIAVVDIYHSRLKERQRRKKIIRDHGLINLRKFQILERRYPKEVQDLYETMRRFARILGPVEHDKFIESHARESGRALQPTGTVEFELRREIKRLQEYRAAGITNFCSARTYDHLKKSRDEERLKRTMLSEVLQYIQDSSACQQWLSRQADIDSGLTPTVPVPSTTGRRSAPPLNLTGLPGTEKLNEKEKELCQMVRLVPGAYLEYKAALVNECNKQGGLRLAQARALIKIDVNKTRKIYDFLIREGYITKA; this is encoded by the exons atggagcgcCTGGCCTCCTTCGGTA aTGACCCCTTTGATAAGCCCCCGTGCCGAGGCTGCTCCTCGTACCTGACGGAGCCCTACGTGAAGTGTGCGGAGTGTGGGCCCCCTcccttcctgctgtgcctgcag TGTTTCACCCGAGGATTTGAATACAAGAAACATCAAAGTGATCATACTTATGAGATAATG acatCCGATTTCCCTGTCCTGGATCCCAACTGGACAGCTCAGGAGGAAATGTCTCTCCTGGAAGCTGTGATGGACTGTGGATTTGGGAACTG gCAGGACGTGGCCAACCAGATGTGCACCAAATCCAAGGAGGAGTGTGAGAAGCACTACATGAAACACTTCATCAACAACCCCCTGTTTGCATCCACCCTGCTGAACCTGAAGCAGGCAGAGGAGGCTCAGCACAACGAGACTGCCATTCCTTTCCAGT ctgctgatGATCCCCCACGGCCCACCTTTGATTCCTTGCTCTCCAGGGACATGGCTGGGTACATGCCAGCCAGAGCTGACTTCGTTGAG GAGTTTGACAACTATGCTGAGTGGGATTTGAGAGATATTGATTTTGTAGAAGATGATTCAGACATTTTGCATG ctctGAAGATTGCAGTTGTAGATATCTACCATTCCAGGTTAAAGGAAAGACAGAGACGGAAAAA aaTTATAAGAGATCATGGCCTGATCAACCTCAGAAAATTTCAGA TTCTGGAAAGGCGCTACCCCAAGGAGGTGCAGGACCTGTACGAGACCATGAGAAGGTTTGCCCGGATCCTGGGGCCCGTGGAGCACGACAAGTTCATCGAGAGCCACGCGCGTGAGTCCggcagggctctgcagcccaCGGGGACGG TGGAATTTGAGCTGCGCAGGGAAATAAAGAGACTCCAGGAatacagagcagcaggaatcaCCAATTTCTGCA GTGCCCGGACCTATGACCACCTGAAGAAGAGCCGGGACGAGGAGCGGCTGAAGCGCACGATGCTCTCGGAGGTGCTGCAGTACATCCAGGACAGCAGCGCCTGCCAGCAGTGGCTCAGCCGCCAGGCAGACAT tgaTTCTGGCCTGACTCCCACGGTACCCGTTCCTTCAACTACAG GCAGACGGAGTGCCCCACCACTGAACCTCACAGGCCTGCCAGGCACGGAGAAACTCAacgagaaggagaaggag CTCTGTCAGATGGTGAGGCTGGTCCCTGGAGCCTATTTGGAATATAAAGCTGCTTTAGTGAACGAATGCAACAAACAGGGAGGCCTGAGACTGGCGCAGGCTCGAGCCCTCATCAAGATCGATGtgaacaaaaccaggaaaatctATGACTTCCTGATCAGAGAAGGGTACATCACAAAGGCCTGA